One region of Miscanthus floridulus cultivar M001 chromosome 19, ASM1932011v1, whole genome shotgun sequence genomic DNA includes:
- the LOC136527171 gene encoding uncharacterized protein isoform X2, giving the protein MYVFSFRAKRYPIKLESKESHICRGSKVCYVYADTSWEKESWCKALRLASTTDKDKLKFHDMLTGEFHSYIASLKAGYPCFLGPSTLSSQEHVLVDNTVKTDGSSKLRGFLKRLAKKASVKASQESKTGMVPSKQDIKQPSTPSSSMSFNSQLPDSPNAKVDEKLADDGTLCWNLLISRLFFDAKMNDEMNKAIKARIQRTLSNTRTPAYIGEITLTDLNLGKLPPYLHRMRVLPPDLNESWAFEVDFEYSSGILLHIETRLEVQAPELEKDILKTNIKDDSNGDVGSDFLDSIEQYGNQFRPSEALDSAAEVNDEADTLRKSKSTGWASTYMPRWKRIMNSIADQVSQVPLSLAIKISSVRGTMRIHLKPPPSDRVWYGFTSMPEIEWELESSVGDRKISSSYIASLIGNRIKASVHQSLVMPNCESFPISWMISDTDDWVPRRIAPFIWLNREPTETSTRRAADTTREMPGEAFASKAIAKNKSSPLPPSRRITNGSWNKTNIGIDGPEQAEASTSWQTWLVSASRAPLQSNDDATREQLRMPLLSCSGDETAGLVEKTSPSAGEEGDAKKRKRGVQRARVMDLGRRMGGKLEEKGKHFIGKMRENARNNCLLLPDLEQATTPAPAPS; this is encoded by the exons ATG TATGTATTTTCTTTCAGGGCCAAGAGGTATCCCATAAAACTGGAAAGCAAGGAATCTCATATTTGCAGGGGGAGCAAGGTATGCTATGTTTATGCAGACACCTCTTGGGAAAAGGAATCATGGTGTAAAGCACTCCGTCTTGCTTCTACCACGGACAAGGACAAACTCAAATTCCATGACATGCTGACTGGAGAGTTCCACAGTTACATAGCCTCTTTGAAAGCTGGATACCCTTGCTTTCTGGGACCCTCAACACTCTCTAGTCAGGAACATGTGCTTGTGGACAACACTGTGAAGACTGATGGATCTTCAAAACTCCGAGGTTTTCTGAAACGGTTGGCAAAGAAGGCATCCGTGAAGGCTTCTCAGGAGAGCAAAACAGGTATGGTGCCATCTAAACAAGATATAAAACAACCCAGTACGCCTAGCTCCTCTATGAGTTTCAACAGCCAGCTACCTGATTCCCCCAATGCAAAGGTGGATGAAAAGCTTGCCGATGATGGTACGCTTTGTTGGAACCTCCTAATCTCTCggttgttttttgatgctaaaatGAATGATGAGATGAACAAGGCCATCAAAGCACGTATTCAG CGAACATTGTCAAACACCAGAACTCCAGCCTACATTGGTGAAATTACGCTTACTGACCTCAATCTTGGCAAGCTTCCACCATATCTGCACAGAATGAGAGTCCTCCCACCGGATTTGAACGAATCGTGGGCTTTTGAAGTTGACTTTGAGTATTCAAGTGGAATACTGCTGCATATCGAAACAAGACTTGAGGTTCAGGCGCCAGAGTTGGAAAAGGACATACTGAAGACCAATATTAAAGACGATTCTAATGGGGATGTGGGTTCAGATTTCCTTGATAGTATTGAGCAATATGGTAACCAATTCAGGCCTTCGGAAGCTTTGGATTCTGCAGCAGAGGTTAATGATGAAGCAG ATACCTTAAGGAAGTCAAAGAGCACTGGGTGGGCATCAACATATATGCCAAGGTGGAAACGTATCATGAATTCAATAGCGGACCAGGTTTCACAG GTGCCATTATCATTGGCGATTAAAATATCATCTGTTCGTGGAACAATGCGGATACATCTAAAACCTCCTCCGAGTGATCGAGTTTGGTATGGGTTTACGTCCATGCCAGAGATAGAGTGGGAGTTGGAATCATCGGTTGGGGATAGGAAGATCAGCAGCAGCTACATCGCCTCACTTATCGGCAACAGGATCAAG GCTTCGGTTCATCAGAGCTTGGTGATGCCCAACTGTGAAAGTTTTCCTATTTCCTGGATGATATCAGACACGGATGACTGGGTGCCCCGCAGAATCGCACCTTTTATATGGCTGAACCGTGAGCCCACTGAGACTAGCACAAGGCGTGCTGCAGACACAACTAGAGAGATGCCAGGGGAAGCTTTCGCATCCAAGGCCATTGCAAAGAACAAGTCAAGTCCGCTGCCGCCTTCAAGAAGAATCACCAATGGATCGTGGAATAAGACAAACATAGGTATTGATGGGCCAGAGCAAGCAGAAGCATCAACGAGCTGGCAGACTTGGCTGGTTTCAGCAAGCAGAGCTCCTCTGCAGtcaaatgatgatgcaacaaggGAACAGCTGAGGATGCCACTGCTGAGCTGCAGCGGAGATGAGACAGCAGGCCTTGTGGAGAAGACATCACCTTCTGCTggtgaggagggagatgcaaAGAAGAGGAAACGCGGTGTTCAGCGTGCACGGGTGATGGATCTGGGGAGGAGGATGGGGGGCAAGCTGGAGGAGAAGGGCAAGCATTTCATCGGAAAGATGCGCGAGAATGCAAGGAACAACTGCCTGCTATTGCCGGACTTGGAGCAGGCCAccactcctgctcctgctcctagtTAG
- the LOC136527171 gene encoding uncharacterized protein isoform X1 codes for MAMAFLLLGLGFLLGILSLAIAEGLALLWAIRSLTRRSSASRATPPPPQLPVHPTPPRSVSRHGLNRQGFLWMLEQQKTPPGPKDSINRPSNGGTTGIRDKKLIVEVFPIKMSATLEGHSLTLSGPDDASQLTIDLLSCTVVAVSASNLPSRKWAKRYPIKLESKESHICRGSKVCYVYADTSWEKESWCKALRLASTTDKDKLKFHDMLTGEFHSYIASLKAGYPCFLGPSTLSSQEHVLVDNTVKTDGSSKLRGFLKRLAKKASVKASQESKTGMVPSKQDIKQPSTPSSSMSFNSQLPDSPNAKVDEKLADDGTLCWNLLISRLFFDAKMNDEMNKAIKARIQRTLSNTRTPAYIGEITLTDLNLGKLPPYLHRMRVLPPDLNESWAFEVDFEYSSGILLHIETRLEVQAPELEKDILKTNIKDDSNGDVGSDFLDSIEQYGNQFRPSEALDSAAEVNDEADTLRKSKSTGWASTYMPRWKRIMNSIADQVSQVPLSLAIKISSVRGTMRIHLKPPPSDRVWYGFTSMPEIEWELESSVGDRKISSSYIASLIGNRIKASVHQSLVMPNCESFPISWMISDTDDWVPRRIAPFIWLNREPTETSTRRAADTTREMPGEAFASKAIAKNKSSPLPPSRRITNGSWNKTNIGIDGPEQAEASTSWQTWLVSASRAPLQSNDDATREQLRMPLLSCSGDETAGLVEKTSPSAGEEGDAKKRKRGVQRARVMDLGRRMGGKLEEKGKHFIGKMRENARNNCLLLPDLEQATTPAPAPS; via the exons ATGGCGATGGCCTTCCTGCTGCTGGGCCTGGGCTTCCTCCTCGGTATCCTCTCCCTGGCGATCGCGGAAGGCCTGGCGCTCCTCTGGGCCATCCGCAGCCTCACGCGCCGCTCATCGGCCTCAcgtgccacgccgccgccgccacaactCCCCGTCCACCCGACCCCGCCGCGGTCTGTGTCTCGCCACGGCCTCAACCGACAG GGCTTCTTGTGGATGCTGGAGCAACAAAAGACGCCCCCCGGCCCCAAAGACAGCATCAATCGCCCGTCGAATGGCGGTACCACGGGGATCAGGGACAAGAAGCTCATCGTCGAGGTTTTCCCTATAAAAATGTCTGCCACACTTGAAGGACACTCGCTCACCTTGTCTGGACCTGATGATGCCTCGCAGCTAACCATTGACCTGCTCAGTTGCACAGTTGTTGCTGTTTCTGCATCCAATCTGCCCTCACGTAAATG GGCCAAGAGGTATCCCATAAAACTGGAAAGCAAGGAATCTCATATTTGCAGGGGGAGCAAGGTATGCTATGTTTATGCAGACACCTCTTGGGAAAAGGAATCATGGTGTAAAGCACTCCGTCTTGCTTCTACCACGGACAAGGACAAACTCAAATTCCATGACATGCTGACTGGAGAGTTCCACAGTTACATAGCCTCTTTGAAAGCTGGATACCCTTGCTTTCTGGGACCCTCAACACTCTCTAGTCAGGAACATGTGCTTGTGGACAACACTGTGAAGACTGATGGATCTTCAAAACTCCGAGGTTTTCTGAAACGGTTGGCAAAGAAGGCATCCGTGAAGGCTTCTCAGGAGAGCAAAACAGGTATGGTGCCATCTAAACAAGATATAAAACAACCCAGTACGCCTAGCTCCTCTATGAGTTTCAACAGCCAGCTACCTGATTCCCCCAATGCAAAGGTGGATGAAAAGCTTGCCGATGATGGTACGCTTTGTTGGAACCTCCTAATCTCTCggttgttttttgatgctaaaatGAATGATGAGATGAACAAGGCCATCAAAGCACGTATTCAG CGAACATTGTCAAACACCAGAACTCCAGCCTACATTGGTGAAATTACGCTTACTGACCTCAATCTTGGCAAGCTTCCACCATATCTGCACAGAATGAGAGTCCTCCCACCGGATTTGAACGAATCGTGGGCTTTTGAAGTTGACTTTGAGTATTCAAGTGGAATACTGCTGCATATCGAAACAAGACTTGAGGTTCAGGCGCCAGAGTTGGAAAAGGACATACTGAAGACCAATATTAAAGACGATTCTAATGGGGATGTGGGTTCAGATTTCCTTGATAGTATTGAGCAATATGGTAACCAATTCAGGCCTTCGGAAGCTTTGGATTCTGCAGCAGAGGTTAATGATGAAGCAG ATACCTTAAGGAAGTCAAAGAGCACTGGGTGGGCATCAACATATATGCCAAGGTGGAAACGTATCATGAATTCAATAGCGGACCAGGTTTCACAG GTGCCATTATCATTGGCGATTAAAATATCATCTGTTCGTGGAACAATGCGGATACATCTAAAACCTCCTCCGAGTGATCGAGTTTGGTATGGGTTTACGTCCATGCCAGAGATAGAGTGGGAGTTGGAATCATCGGTTGGGGATAGGAAGATCAGCAGCAGCTACATCGCCTCACTTATCGGCAACAGGATCAAG GCTTCGGTTCATCAGAGCTTGGTGATGCCCAACTGTGAAAGTTTTCCTATTTCCTGGATGATATCAGACACGGATGACTGGGTGCCCCGCAGAATCGCACCTTTTATATGGCTGAACCGTGAGCCCACTGAGACTAGCACAAGGCGTGCTGCAGACACAACTAGAGAGATGCCAGGGGAAGCTTTCGCATCCAAGGCCATTGCAAAGAACAAGTCAAGTCCGCTGCCGCCTTCAAGAAGAATCACCAATGGATCGTGGAATAAGACAAACATAGGTATTGATGGGCCAGAGCAAGCAGAAGCATCAACGAGCTGGCAGACTTGGCTGGTTTCAGCAAGCAGAGCTCCTCTGCAGtcaaatgatgatgcaacaaggGAACAGCTGAGGATGCCACTGCTGAGCTGCAGCGGAGATGAGACAGCAGGCCTTGTGGAGAAGACATCACCTTCTGCTggtgaggagggagatgcaaAGAAGAGGAAACGCGGTGTTCAGCGTGCACGGGTGATGGATCTGGGGAGGAGGATGGGGGGCAAGCTGGAGGAGAAGGGCAAGCATTTCATCGGAAAGATGCGCGAGAATGCAAGGAACAACTGCCTGCTATTGCCGGACTTGGAGCAGGCCAccactcctgctcctgctcctagtTAG
- the LOC136527727 gene encoding uncharacterized protein → MRKRDLGILLLAAFAVFFSLHHEGDFSFRESWYHLTDEDFPIKYEADRLPPPLVADLNGDGKPEVLLPTHDAKIQVLQPPHARHLSDDSAFHEARVMADISLLPDNVRLASGRRPIAMAVGNVDRSYRAGEVRKQVLVVVTSGWSVMCFDHNLKKLWEHNLQDDFPHAAHHREVAISITNYTLKHGDAGLVIVGGRMEMQHHSADLFDEFMIPEHNMDDHRRSANEKQGSEAGTADLRHFALYAFAGRSGDRRWSRKNENIQSQPSDASVMLPQHNYKLDVHALNSHQPGQFECREFRESILSVMPHHWDRREDTTLQLAHFRKHKRKQVKKTPGKAVINSVNKPIEHNPPGKDASNRIARALGKAADMASSNKARKAQRMQYVPTITNHTQVWWVPNVVVAHEKEGIEAVHLASGRTICKLHLTEGGLHADINGDGVLDHVQVVGGNGIKEQTVVSGSMEVLKPCWAVATSGVPVREQLFNVSICHYNHFNMFHHGDFSRSFGRTFDTTGLEVATPILVQTDDGHKHRRGSHGDIIFLTSRGEVTSYSPGLRGHDAVWRWQVSSGPTWSNPPSPSGMMENIVVPTLKAFSLRAYDPKEVILAGGDQEAVVLSPSGSILAMIELPAPPTHVLLLEDFSGDGLTDIILVTSGGIYGFVQTRQPGALFFSTLVGCLIVVIGVIFVSLHLNSSNGGKPRASSAEYR, encoded by the exons ATGCGGAAGCGGGATCTGGGCATCCTGCTGCTCGCCGCCTTCGCCGTCTTCTTCTCCCTCCACCACGAGGGCGACTTCTCCTTCCGGGAGTCCTGGTACCACCTCACCGACGAGGACTTCCCTATCAAGTACGAGGCCGACCGCCTGCCCCCGCCGCTCGTCGCCGACCTCAACGGCGACGGCAAGCCCGAGGTCCTCCTCCCCACCCACGACGCCAAGATCCAGGTCCTCCAGCCGCCCCACGCCCGCCACCTCAGCGATGACTCCGCCTTCCACGAGGCCCGCGTCATGGCCGACATCTCCCTCCTCCCCGACAACGTCCGCCTCGCCTCGGGGAGGCGCCCCatcgccatggccgtcggcaaCGTAGACCGCTCCTACAGGGCTGGCGAAGTCAGGAAGCAGGTCCTCGTCGTCGTCACCTCCGGGTGGTCCGTCATGTGCTTCGACCACAACCTCAAGAAGCTGTGGGAGCACAACCTCCAGGACGACTTCCCTCACGCCGCGCACCACCGCGAGGTCGCGATCTCCATAACCAACTACACTCTCAAGCATGGAGATGCAGGCCTTGTAATCGTTGGAGGAAGGATGGAGATGCAGCATCAT TCAGCAGATCTCTTCGATGAATTTATGATACCAGAACACAACATGGATGACCACCGTAGAAGCGCCAATGAGAAACAG GGCTCTGAGGCTGGCACTGCAGACTTGCGCCATTTTGCCCTTTATGCTTTTGCTGGACGCAGTGGCGACCGAAGATGGAGCCGGAAGAATGAG AACATCCAGTCACAGCCATCAGATGCTTCTGTGATGTTACCACAGCACAATTACAAACTTGATGTTCATGCCCTCAATAGTCATCAACCTGGTCAG TTTGAATGTCGTGAATTCAGAGAATCAATTCTTAGCGTCATGCCTCATCATTGG GATAGGAGAGAGGATACTACCCTACAACTTGCACATTTTAGGAAGCATAAAAGGAAACAAGTTAAGAAAACGCCTGGAAAGGCTGTTATTAATAGCGTGAACAAGCCCATTGAACACAATCCACCTGGGAAGGATGCTTCCAATAGAATAGCTAGAGCGCTTGGGAAGGCTGCAGATATGGCTAGCTCAAATAAAGCCAGGAAG GCACAGAGGATGCAGTACGTTCCAACAATCACTAATCATACTCAAGTTTGGTGGGTTCCTAATGTTGTTGTTGCACATGAAAAGGAAGGGATAGAGGCTGTCCATCTAGCTTCTGGACGTACAATATGCAAG CTTCATTTAACCGAAGGAGGCCTTCATGCAGATATTAATGGAGATGGAGTTCTAGACCATGTCCAG GTTGTTGGTGGAAATGGCATTAAAGAGCAGACTGTCGTGAGTGGATCAATGGAGGTGCTGAAACCCTGTTGGGCAGTTGCTACATCCGGTGTGCCAGTGCGGGAGCAACTTTTTAATGTCTCTATCTGCCATTACAACCATTTTAATATGTTCCATCATGGTGACTTCTCGAGAAGTTTTGGGAGGACATTTGATACAACTGGTTTAGAGGTTGCGACTCCTATCCTGGTCCAGACAGACGATGGCCATAAACACAGGAGAGGAAGCCATGGTGATATCATCTTTTTGACAAGCCGGGGAGAG GTGACTTCGTACTCCCCTGGGCTGCGTGGCCACGATGCAGTATGGAGATGGCAAGTATCATCAGGGCCAACATGGTCCAACCCCCCGTCTCCATCGGGAATGATGGAGAACATAGTGGTGCCTACCTTGAAGGCTTTCTCCCTGCGTGCCTATGACCCAAAAGAGGTGATCCTCGCCGGCGGCGATCAGGAAGCCGTGGTGCTCTCTCCTTCTGGTAGCATACTGGCCATGATCGAGCTCCCAGCGCCTCCCACTCACGTGCTGCTCCTGGAGGATTTCTCTGGTGACGGTCTCACTGACATCATTCTGGTAACGTCCGGTGGAATATATGGATTCGTGCAGACAAGGCAGCCTGGGGCTCTTTTCTTCAGCACGCTCGTGGGGTGCCTGATAGTTGTGATCGGCGTGATATTCGTGTCTCTGCACCTCAACTCGTCGAACGGCGGCAAACCCAGGGCTTCCTCGGCTGAATACAGATGA
- the LOC136527172 gene encoding uncharacterized protein: MGAEEDAAARRERLRALRAAKELLSTPDGAPTPATDGEQQNGNHEMAEEPALPGPQDAPGEAAKEDGSPTEEAEEVEDDGELPAMKFRNYLPHDEQLRGGKLAPVSLPKFEDPISAETAEPKEVENPFGNIAPKNPNWDLKRDVQKRIDKLERRTQKALAEIALEQQREKEALEESQD, translated from the exons ATGGGCGCCGAGGAGGATGCCGCTGCACGCCGCGAGCGTCTCCGCGCCCTCCGCGCCGCCAAGGAGCTCCTCTCCACCCCTGACGGCGCCCCCACCCCCGCCACCGACGGAGAACAGCA AAATGGCAACCATGAGATGGCAGAAGAGCCAGCATTACCAGGTCCTCAGGATGCGCCTGGCGAGGCTGCTAAAGAGGATGGTAGCCCCACTGAGGAGGCCGAGGAGGTTGAAGATGATGG TGAGCTTCCAGCCATGAAGTTCAGAAACTATCTTCCCCATGATGAGCAACTCCGAGGCGGCAAGCTGGCTCCAGTGTCTCTTCCTAAGTTTGAAGACCCAATTAGTGCTGAAACTGCagaaccaaaggaagtggag AATCCTTTTGGAAACATAGCTCCAAAGAATCCAAATTGGGATCTGAAACGTGATGTGCAGAAGAGAATTGATAAACTGGAAAGGCGCACACAGAAAGCATTGGCCGAGATTGCAT TGGAGCAGCAGAGGGAGAAGGAAGCCTTGGAGGAATCTCAAGATTGA